Within Myxococcus fulvus, the genomic segment GCCCAGCCCCGGGCCACCGCCTGCGCCGTCTCCGACGACACCACTCCTGGCGCCAGCGTGGCGGCGGCGCCCACGCTGGTGAAGCCCACGTGCCGCATGCCGGGGATGCGAATCATCCACCGATGCGCGCCGCGCAAAGACTCGAGCATCTCGAAGTCGGGCACCACCACGGCGTCGTCCTCCTGGAACAGGTGCAGCAGGGGGACCTGGACCCGCTCCGGGTGGAAGTCCGGCAGGCCCTTCAACCATTCCTTTCCGCGCCGGGTCGCGATGCCTCCATCCAGGCTCACCAGCGCGCCCGCCTCGGGATGCGCGAGCGCGAAGAGGAAGGCCGCGCGAGCACCCAGGCTGTGCCCGACCACGGCGACGCGCGAGGTGTCGATGCGGGCATCCGCGCGGAGGAAGTGCAGCGCGCGCTCCAGCTCCCGCGCCTGCCGTCTCGCGGTGGCGAGCACGTCGACGAGCGGCCCTGGCGGCTCTGCGCGAGTGGGCGAGGGCGTGGTGGCCACCACGTAGCCGTGGCTCGCCAGGTACTCGGCCAGCACGGCCTGATGGTGGGCGGAGTGATGACGGCCCTGCGCCACCAGCACGAGCGGGAAGCGTCCCGGCGCGGGCGGCGCGTGGGGCGTGGCCGTCATCGGCGCGTCGAGCCACGCGGCGGTGCTCTCCTCGGGCACGCCCAGGTCGACGAGTTGCTGCTCGTAGAGGGTGACGGCCTGGGTGGCGCGCGCCTCGTCGCGAGGCGTCTCGGGTTCGGACTCGAAGCCCATGAGGCCCACGTAGTCGCGATAGTGCAGGCGGGTCGCCGCGTCGCTCTCCCGCGTCGGGTACCAGACCGTGAGCTGGAGCGCCAAGGGGTCCTCCGGCGTGGCGGGAATGGCTTGCACGCGCAGCCCGACGCTCCAATGCCCCGCCTCCACCGGCCCCCAGATGGGCGGCGGGGTGACGAAGGGTTGGGGCGGCACGAGCAGGTAGCTGGGCGCGAAGCGGCTCGCGGAGTTGCAGCCGGCGACGAGCACCAGCGCCAGCGCGCCCGCGCGCCACGCCCGCCCGAGACCTCCGCGGATGGCGGCCCTCAGAAGACGCCCGAGAAGCCAGCCATGCGCGCGCCGGCGACGGGCATCAGCCGGGCGGCGGTAGGGGAGCGACGCGCGGCGCTGGACTCCACGCCACCGGTGCGGCCGTGCAACAGCAGGGGCACCGCGACGCCGAAGGCCGCGCCCATCACTGCGCCCGTGGCCACGTCGGTGAGGTAGTGCTTGTCGGCGCCCATGCGCAAGAGCCCCACGGAGGTGGCGAGCGGCAATCCCACGGCCCAGATCCACGCCTGGTTCTCGTAGCCGCGCAGCGCGGCCACCGTGCCCGCGGACACCACCAGCGAGAAGGCCAGGTTGGTGTGCCCGCTGTAGAACGACAGGTTGTTGTCGCTGGGCTGGTCGGTGAGGCGCTTCTGGTCCTCGGGCAGCACGTGGACGAAGGGGCGCTCGCGGCCGACCAGGAACTTCACCGTCTGGTTTGCCAGCGTCGCCAGCATGGCGCTCTCCAGGATGATGGTCGCGTCCTGCGCGAAGAACCGGTTCGGGCTGTCGGAGCCCCGCCCCACCGCGTACTGCAAACCCATGACACCGGCGGGCAGCACGCCGAAGCCGATGATGTTGCTCCAATGCGCCGCGCGGTGCCGCGACGCCTCCGTCCTTCCCGCGAGCCCCCGGCCCCAGCGGTCCACGCCGTTGAGCCGGTCCGTCCCGTCCGGAGCCCGGTCACACCAGCGGCACGTCGCGGGCGCCAGGTCGCTCTTGAAGAGCGCCTCGCTCGAAATCCAGAGCACGGCGGCCGAGCCGGTGATGACGCCGTCGCGAGCCCAGTCGAACTTCAGCTCGTGCAGACGGGGAGCGTCGCCGGCGGGCTGGGCCAGGGCCGGAGTCAGCGGAAGAAGCGCGAGGATCGCAGTGAGTGCGAGAATGGGAAAGGACGGGCGCACGGCGCGCAGCATAGGGCGACGCTGGCGCGGCGCGAAGGGTTTGACTACAAGCGTCCGACTCCCATTCGCATCCGAGGCTTCATCGTGAGTACGCACCCCGTCGACCTGACGGCCGAGACCTTCGAACAGATGACTGGCAAGCCAGGGCTGGTCCTGGTGGACTTCTGGGCGGAGTGGTGTGGCCCCTGCCGCAACTTCGCGCCGACCTATGCCGCCACCGCGGAGAAGCACCCGGACGTCGTGTTCGGCAAGGTGGACACCGAGGCGCAGCAGGAGCTGTCGGGCCGGTTCCAGATTCAGTCCATCCCCACGCTGATGGCGTTCAAGGATGGCACCGTCGTCCACCGCTCCAGCGGCGCCATGTCGCCGGGCCGGCTGGACGCGCTGGTCAAGTCGCTCAAGACGCTGGACGTCGCCTACGCGAAGCAGGCCGAGGAGAACAAGAAGCTGACCGAGCAGGGCATCGTCCCGCCCGGCGTGCACCCCGAGGCGACGTGGGACGAGGGTGACAGCGAATGGGTGTATGGCGCCACGGACCCCAAGGGTCGCAAGCAGGGGCCCTACAAGTACTGGCGCGCGGACGGCACGCTCTGCAACGAGTGCAGCTTCGAGAACGACAAGCCCCACGGCCCCTTCAAGCGCTTCCACGAGAGCGGTGAGGTCTCCCAGGACGGCGACTTCGTGAAGGGGGAGCTGCACGGGCCGCGCACCTGGTACGCGTCCGAGAAGTTCACCACGGAGCGCATGCACGAGAACGGGGTCTCCACGCTCGTTCGCAAGACGGTGATGGTGTACGAGCACGGCCGCGTCACCGGCGTGACGCACTATGACGGCCAGGACCGCCGCGTGGTGCCGTCCACCGGCGAGCCGTACCCCGACCGTCCCGAGGGAATCCCGCTGGAGGCGGAGCTTCGCGAGGACCTGAACCAGTGGTCCCACGTCGAGCTGAACACCGACGGCGAGCGCCACGGGCTCGCGCGCTTCTGGCTCCAGGACGGCCAGCTGTTGTGGGAGGGCGAGTTCGTCGAGGGGCAGCGCCACGGCACCTATCGCTCGCTGGCGAAGGACGAGTACCTGGACCCGCGCGTCAAGTTCGACGAGGGTCGGTACGAGCAGGACGTGGCCTGTGGGAAGTGGACGCTGCTGGACGCGGACCGGCAGGTGGTGTTGACGCGGGACCTGGGCGTCGCGCAGGCGGAGGCGGAGCTGTCGGCGTCGCCGGTCTTCTCCAACGTGCCCCGGAGCGCGGAGGCCTGGCGTGAGTACGCGGCCACGTGCGTGGCGGCGCGCAAGCACCGCGAGGCGCTCCTGGCGCTGGCGCGCTCGGTGGCGATGGACCAGCAGGTGGCGCCGTTCCTCGAGCTGATGGAGCGCGTGGCGCTGCCGAGGACGCCGGACAACGCGAAGGCCACGGCGGGCGAGGCGCTGCAGAACGCGGCGGACTCCAGCTCGGCGCTGGCGGAGACGCTGGTGCGCGGTGGGGACGCGGGCATGTTGCTGCGGGCCCACGCGGTGCGCCTGGACCAGCTGGACCGGCCGAGGGCGGCGCTGGACTTCGTGAACGCGGCGCTGCTGGTCGCTCCGGAGCGCACGGCGTTCCTCTTCACCCGAGGCCTGGTCCTGTTGAACATGGGCATGGACTCGCACGCGTTGAAGGACGCGGAGGCGCTGGCGAAGGCGGAGCCGGGGACGGCCACGTTCCTGGGGACGTACGCGCGAGCGCTGTTCCCGGTGTTCGACTTCTGGCCGGCGAAGGAGAAGCCGGTGTCGACCTACGAGGACCTGCCGGAGAAGCCCGCGCAGACGCTCGACGCCATCGTGCGCATCGTCCAGAAGTACGCCACGCGGCTGCAGCTCGTCCGCGCCGCGCTGCTGGGGCGCTTCAAGCCTGGCGCCGTGCTGCCGTGGATGCCGCCGGACGTGTCCGCCCTGTTGCCGGCGGGGCCGGTGGAGCTGGCCGAGGAGGAGGTGGAGATTGGGGAGGACTCGGTCTCCGTCGACGAGACGCTGAGCGTGGCGGGCATGGGCCTGCCGGACCTCATCCGGCTGGCGCGTGGAGACTGGAACGCGCTCACGTGGCTGTTGTGGGCCTGTGGGGAGTCGAAGGTGGTGCTGCCGAAGAAGGTGGCGCCTCCGGCGGACTTCGGACAGGCGGCGGGCATGTCGAGCCAGCGTCACTGGCGGGTGCGGGACCGCAAGGTGACGGGCGGCCGTGGCGCGCAGGCGTCGGGCGCGGCGGGCTTCGAGTTCGCGGGCGTGGAGATCGACGCCCTGCACCCGAACCTCCTGGGCATCGCGGAGCAGCACTACGCGGAGATGCAGGCGATGTTCTATTGGCTGACGGACAGCCACAACGTTTCGCCCTGGCAGGACAACCTGAGGGGGAGCTGAGTCATGAACCGCACGCCTCGACAGGTCGAGATCGCCGACCCGCTGTGGAAGGCGCTGGAGACGATGAGCCGCGAGATGGGCGTGGACCGCGATGTCCTCGTCAATCAGGCACTCTTCTCGCTCGCACGGCAGTTCGGGTTCATCCAGCCCACGCAGGTGAGCCTCACCGAGACGGGCAGCGCGCCGGCCGTGGTGGCCGCGCCTGTGCCCGCGGTGGTTGCGCAGACGCCCGTGGCGACGCCAGTGGTCAGCGCCCCCGTCTCAGTGCCCGCGCCCGCCGCGGCGCCCGCGGTGACTGCTGCTCCGGCGGCAGCGGAGCCGGTGGCCACACCTCCCACGACGGTGCCTCCGATGAAGGCACCGGCCTCCGCGAAGGTCGCGGACGTGGCCAATGAGCCCGCTGAGGTAGAGGCTCCGAAGGGCGCCGAGTCCGAAGCGGTCGCCGAGCGTGTTCGCGAAGTGGTGCGCGCCGTGGACCAGTCGGTGGAGGTGCAGCCGCCTCCGGCCGTCGCGCTCGCGGACACCGACGAAGAAGAGTCCAAGACCGGGGAGCACGAAGGAACTCCCGGGGCCGACGACGCGGAGGGTGCCGAGGCGAAGGCCGCCGAGAGCGCCAAGGACTCCGACGATGAGGACGCGGAGGGTTCCGAGGACTCCGAGGACGAGCCCGCCACGGAGAAGGAGCCCACGGTCGACGAGGCCGAGCTGCGCGAAGCTGTCGCCGCGCGCGTCCGTGACATCGTGGGGGACGTCGACCGCCTGGTCGAGCCCGTCGACGCGAAGCCCGATGAGGACTCGGACGATGACGAGGACTCGGACGATGATTCCGATGAGGACTCGGACGACGATGAGGACTCGGACGATGATTCCGATGAGGACTCGGACGACGACGAGGATTCGGACGACGAGGACGCGGACGAGAAGGACTCGGACGACGATTCCGATGAGGACTCGGACGATGACGAGGACGCGGATGGCGACGCGGATGAGAAGGACTCCGGCGACGACGATTCCGACGAGGACTCGGACGACGATTCCGATGCAGACGAGGATGCGAAGCCAGCCTCAGGCAAGGCCGCGGTCGGCAAGGCGGCAGCGGCTTCCTCCGAGCCAGCGTTCGTGGACGAAGACTCCTCCGACCTGGTGACGGAGGCGAAGCCCGAGCCGAAGGCGCCGGCGGGCAAGCCGGACAAGACCATCATCGTGCAGGCTCCGCCGGAGCTGAAGGTGCACGTGAAGCTCGACGATGGCGAGCCGGTGCTGGTCGCTCGCGAGCGGTTCATCATCGGCCGGGGTCCCAGCGCGGACCTGATGGTGAAGTCCGCCAGGGTCTCGCGTGAGCACGCGGTGATTCTGCGCGACGGCGATGAGGTCTTCATCGAGGACCTCAAGTCCTCGAACGGCACCTGGTTCGACAACACGCGCATCGCGCGCCGTCAGGTCTCCGATGGCGAGGAGTACCTGCTGGGCGGCATCCGCATCACCTTCTCGCTGACGACCGAGTCGTAACGCGGACCCTCTCCGCCTCCACGGACGTCACGTTCGTGGAGGCGTCAGCGGGGAAGGGGCAGCGAGGCGACCCAGAAGACCTGGGGCAATGCGGCCTCCGGACCGCGAAGGATGCGGTCGCGGAGTCTCGCTTCGGTGACCCAGACCCTCCCCTCGTCGGACACGGTGAGATTCACCGGGGACTCCATCCCCGATGCGAGCACCTCCAGGACCTTCGCGCCCCGGGACTTGCCCAGGACGTCGATACGGACGAGCCGCCCATCGCCGCTCTGTATCGCGCCCTCGACGAGCAGCAGGCGTCCGTCTGGCGCGAAGCGCATTCCATCCGGATTCTCCAGGCGGCGCGGCAGTGGGACTTCACGGACGCTCGGACCCTGTCCCCTGGCTCCAGGACGAATCACGAAGAGACGACCTGGCCCGAAGGTGTTGATGGCGAGCGTGCTTCCATCGGGCGCGAGCGCGATTCCCGCTGGCCCCACCGCGCTCATCCCGGGGCCGCGAGCGCTGAAGCGTGGATCCATCACCCACGTCTCCCACGCCTCGCGGCCGGGCCGGAGGTACAGCACGGCGGCGCGGTTGCTATCCGTGACATACAGGCCGCCGTCCGGAGCCACTGCGAGGTCATTGCCGAGCGCGCCCGCCGGAAGCGGGATGACCTTGAGCAGCGCGCCAGAGCGGACGTCGAGCGCGAAGACGCGAGCCCCCCGTCCACCCGCGACGCCTTGGGGTCTCAGCAGTCCCATGGCGTCGGGAGACGTCCCCCACAGCAGGTTTCGAGGCGCGTCCAGACGGAGGCTCGTCACGGAGAACACCTGCTCGGAGCCCGGAAAGAACTCCGTCCAGTCACCGCCAGCGACACGCCGGAGCACCCGGCCATCCGCCACTGAGCCGACATAGAGCGTTCCCTGGTCATCCACGGCGATGCCGTTGGGCACCGTGAAGCCCGAGGGGAGCGACATGCGCTCGAAGCCCCGCGGGCCGGGCGTGGTGCTCGCGGAGGCGGGTGTCACGGCCCCCGAAGCGGGGGCCTTCGGGTGCGGCGGAGTCGCGGGGGAGGTGGTGAGAAGCAACGTCGACAAGACACTCGCGAGCGGCAGTGGGCACATGAGATGGACTCCCAAGGGGACGCGCGGTGCATAACCCGCGAGCGACCCGGCATCATCGGGGCGCCGGGCACGACACTCGTGCGCGAGACGCAAGAATCGGAGGGAGGCATGGGCGTTGAGCGCTTGGAGCTGAGAGATCGGCTGGAGGACATGCTGGCCTTTTCGGCCGTGGCGCGCGCGCTGAGCTTCGCGGACGCGGCGCGGGAGCTGCGGGTGAGCGCGTCCACGCTGAGTCGACGGGTCGCTCGGTTGGAGGCCGCGCTCGGCGCCGCGTTGTTGAGACGCACGACGCGCCGGGTCTCCCTCACGGAGGCGGGCACCCTGTACCTGGAGCGATGTACGGATGTCCTCCAGCGCCTCGAAGAGGCGGACGCCCTGGTGTCCGGCTTCGGAGGAGCGCCGAGAGGGCGTCTGCGCGTGGCCGTGCCCAATCTCTTCGGGCAGCGTCACATCGCGCCGCTCGTTCCGGACTTCATGCGCCGCTATCCGCGCATCACGTTGGAGCTCTCCTTCCAGGACCGCTACGTCAACCTCGTCGAGGAGAAGTTCGATGTGGCCATTCGGATTGGCGCGCTGCCGGACTCGAGCCTCGTGGCTCGACGATTGGCGACGATTCGTCGATTCCTGGTGGCGGCTCCGCGCTATCCCAGGGGCCGCGAGGCGCTGGCCCAGCCCGGTGACCTCGCGGCCCACCCGTGTCTCCAGTTCTCCCATTTCCAGGACGGAGAGACGTGGACCCTGGTGCGCGGCGTGGAGCGGACCACCGTGCGCATCCATCCCGTCTTGCGCACGGACAACGCGGAGGCGCTGCGGCTGGCCGCGCTCGGCGGTTGTGGTGTCTCGGCGCTCGCCACGTTCCTGGTGGATGACGACCTGAGGACGGGCCGGCTCATCCGGATCCTGGAGGACTGGGCCCTGCCGGAGGTGGGCCTGTTCGCCGTGCACCCTCCCAGCAGACTGGTGTCGCCCAAGGCGCGTGTGTTCGTCGACTTCCTCGCGGAGCGACTGGCGGGTGAACCCTGGGAGCGCTCGGGAGCGGTGAGGCCCCGTCGGGCGCGGAAGCAAGGGGTTGCCGGCGGGGTGTCGCTGCGGCAGCGTGGCGCACAATGAACCGCGAGCCCATGGACCTCGTTCCCGCATCCGAGTGGTCCTTCCTGTCGCTGTCCACGCTGTTCGCGCGCGCCTTTGAGGGCTACTTCGTCCCCGTGCCGGATGCCCCCCAGGCGTTCGATGCGCGCGTGCGAAGCGAGCACATCTCGTTGACGGAGAGTCGGGTCGCTCGCGTGGGTGGTGAGGCGGTGGGGCTCGTGCTGATGGCGCGACGGGGCAACGTCAGCCGGGTCGCGGGCATGGGCATCGTTCCCAGCCGAAGAGGGCAGGGCCTGGGCGGCGAGATGCTGCGTCCCTTGCTGGAATCCGCACGCGCGCGCGGAGATGCGCGGATGGTGCTCGAGGTCATCGAGCAGAACGCGCCCGCGGTGAAGCTCTACGAGCGACTGGGCTTCCGACGCATGCGGCGACTGGTGGGCTTCACGGGGACGCCGACGCCAGAGCCTGGAGCGCTGGAGGAAGTGGACCCGCGCGAGTGTGCGAAGCTCCTGCCCGCGGGCCTGCCATGGCAGCTCGACGCGGCGACGGTGATGGGCTTGTCCTCCCCAGCGGAGGCCTTCCGACTCGGTCCCGCCTTCGTGGTGGTGGCGGATGTCGCCGCGCCCACGCTCGGTCTGCGCTCGCTGGTGGTGGAGCCCTCGGCCCGAGGAAAGGGCGCGGGTCGGAGGCTGCTGCGGGCCCTGGCCGCCGCGCATCCCGGAAAGCCCCTGGCGGTGAGCGCCATCGTCCCCGAGGGCCTGTGTGACCGCTTCTTCCTGGGCCAGGGCTTCACCTACCCGGCGCTCTCGCAGCTCGAACTGGCGCACACCTTCTGACGCGCACCCGCTCCAGGGCTGAATTGCCACCCGGAAGCTCCAGGGCTTCTGGGTAAGCCGGTCATGGAGGTCCGGTTCGCGGGCCAACCATGGGAAACAGGTGGGCAGGCAGGCGGGCTCACGAACACACTGGGCGCGGAGTGAGGAATGGAGCATGAAAGCGACCCGTCCGGTCGTTCTAGACTCCACGCATCCATGGCCCGTCCCGTCCGTACCCTCCATGTGTTCCCCGACGCCAGCCGGCGTCAGGCCGCGTTGCGCGCGGAAGGGAACGCTCGGGGGCTGGCGGTGGGGCGGGATTTGCTCACCTGGGAGGAGCTGCTCGTCGCGCTGGGCGGGGCTCGCGAGCTGAACCGGCGCCCCTGTCCCGCGGTGCTGGCGCGCGCGGTGATGTCCTCGCTGGGGCCGCAGTTGGGCAACACGCACTTCGGCGAGTACGTCCGGGAGCCGGCCTTCGCGCGCGCGGGGCTGGAGGTGGTGCTGGACCTGAAGGCCGGGCGCCTGTCGCCCCGGGAGCTCCAGGACGCGGTGGAGGTCCTCCCGCCCGAGCGGCAGAAGCACGTGCGGGTGCTCGCCCGGCTGTATCACCTGTACGAGCAGAAGCTGGCGGAGCTGGGGCTCGCGGACCGCGAGGACGTGCTGCGCGGGGCTCGTGAGGCGCTGGGCCAGGGCGTGTGGCCGGTGAGCTGGGATGGCGTGGGGACGCTCGTGCTGCACGGGGTCTACGACGTGCGCCCGTCCGGCCTGGAGCTGCTGCTGGCGTTGGCGGCGGCGTGTGAGTCGCGACGCGTGACGCTCCGGGTGGAGACGCCCGTGGGCGGCTCGCCGGTGGCGGACGCGGCGCTGGCCTCGCTGTTCCGGGCCTTCGAGAACCGCGGCGAGTCCATGCCGCACGTGGACCTCTTCAAGGCGGACGTCACCTTCGAGTCCCGGCCGTTCATCGACCTGGGTCGCTTCGCCTTCTCGCCCCGGGCGCCGCGCAATGCGCTCGAGGACGCGAAGACCCAGCCTCGCGTGTGGAGCGCGGCCACGGCGCGCGAGGAGGCGCGACTGGTGGCCAGGGACGTGCGCCGGCTCATCGCGGAAGGGGCCGCGCCGTCGGACATCGCGATTGCATACCGTGAGCTGGGCGCGGAGGCGGGGTGGCTCGCCGAGTCGCTCGGTGAGCTGGGCGTGCCGGTGCGGTTGCCCTGGGGCGAGCCACTCTCGCTGGCCGGGCCGGTGCGTCTGGCATTGGACCTGCCGCTGCTGGTGGAGGACGGCTTCCCCGCCGAGCGCGTGGCGGAGCTGGTGGGCAGTCGCTACGCGCACATCCTGTCGCGCGGAGGTCCGGAGTCGCCCGCGAGCCTCTTCGCGCTGGCCGCCGTGCGGGACGACCGACTGGGCGCGCTGCGAGGCCGTGGTGCGTACGACGTGCGCCTCGAGGGCCTCGCGCGTCGGCTCCAGGCGCTCCAGGGTGCACAGAAGAAGGACGGCAGCGCGCGCATCCAGTCGGTGCGGGTGCTGCGTGAGCGCTGCGGTCTGTTGCTGGATTACTGCCGACGCATCCCCGAGAAGGCACCCGTCGCCGAGCAGCTGGCCGCGTGGTGGCACGTGGTGGAGCGGCTGGGACTGATGGACTCCGAGGGGCCGCTGGAGTCGCGCGCGGAAGGTGGACTGGCGGAGCGGGCGCTGGACGCGCGGTCGCGTGACGAGGCCGCGCGTGAGGCGCTGCGGCAGCGCGTCCAGGGACTGCTGCGGACGATGAAGGCGGTGGGCGGAGGCCCGGTGCTGCGCCGGCGCACGTTCGGTCGATGGCTGCGCGACGCGATGTCGGAGGCGTACCTGCCCGCGCGAGGCCCCCGGGGCGCGGCGGTGGAGGTGCTGGAGGCGGCGGAGGTGCCCGGACGCTCCTTCCGTCACCTCTTCATCGCGGGGCTCACCGAGGGACGCTTCCCGGGACGGGATGTGCCCTCGCCACTGCTCGCGGACGCGGAGCGCTCGGCGCTCAATCAGCACCTGGGCCGTGATGTGTTCCGGCTGACGGGCGGTGAGTTCGAGGACCGCGCGGCGTGGCGGCTCACCGAGGACCGCCTGCTGTTCGCCAGCGCGCTCGCCGCGGCGGAGGAGACGCTGAGCCTGTCCTTCGCGGTGGAGGGGGCGGGCGGACAGGAGCAGGTGCCGTCCTCGTTCCTGGAGGAGGTGCGTCGGCTCACCGCGCTGAAGTGGACGCCGCGCTCGTTGCCGCCCATCCCTCCGTTGGACGAGGTGCTCACCGAGTCGGAGCTGCGGCGCTGCGTGGCGCTCGAGGTCCTCTCGTATCCGAAGCTGCGCGTCACCGAGCCGGACGCCGCGGCGCCGCTGCTCAAGCGCCACTTCGACCGCGAGGCCTGGTACTCGGGCGCGCGCGAGCTGTCCTTGGTCGAGGTGGAGCGGCTGTACTTCTTCGGCGACCCGAAGATGAAGCCCGGGAAGTACACGGGCTCGGTGGATGCCAACACGATGCGCGCGTCGCTGCGCGAGGCCTTCCGCTTCGACCTCACGCGACCGTTGTCCGCGTCCGCGCTCGCGCGCTTCGGCAACTGCGGCTTCCAGGGCTTCCTCACGTACGGCCTGAAGGTGACGGAGCCGGACCGTCCGGGCGAGGAGTTCGACGCGCGCGGGCGCGGCACCTTCTGGCACCGTGTCGTGGAGGAGGTCTTCCAGTCGCTCAAGCAGCACCAGTTGCTGGGCAAGGCGCCGGAGGAGATTCCCGAGGAGGTGCTGGACTCCGCGCTCCAGTCCGCGGTGGCGCACTTCGAGAAGTTCCACCACGTGGGGCATCCCGCGCTGTGGAAGCTGGCGCACGAGCGCGCTCGGGCGATGGCGCGTCGCATCCTGGTGGACGAGCGGCGCGGGCTGCCCTTCGAGCGGATGGTGCCGGAGGGCTTCGAGCTCCAGTTCGGCCCCGCCGCCGAGGACGACCGGTGGCGCCACGTCATGTTGCCCATCGACGGGGACGCCATCGTCTTCGAGGGGAAGATCGACCGGCTCGACGTGTCCGGCTCGGAGGTGGGCGTCATCGACTACAAGTCCGGGCGCCTGGACAAGAACGAGCTGAAGAAGCGGCTGCTCACGTCCGACTTCCAACTGCCGCTGTACCTCTTCGCCGCGCGGGAGAGTGGCCACCAGAACGCGAGCCAGGCCGCGTGGTTCTCGCTGCGCACGGGCAACACCATCCACCTGTCGGAGGTGGTCCCCGCGCAGGAGCTGGACGAGCTGTTGTCCACGGACCCCGAAGTGCGCGCGAAGGTGGCGGAGAAGGAAGGCGGGCGCAACCTGCCCAACGCCGTGGAGTCGCTGGTGCGCACGCTTCGCGAGGGCCAGTTCGCCGCGCGGCCCCAGGACTGTGGCTCCTGCGGGTTCCGCGCCGTGTGCCGCATCACCGAGCGACGGATGACGGAGGAGGGGAGTTGAGCACGGCCCCTTCCATCCTCGCGCTGGAGCGCAACCTGGCGCTCATGGCGGGCGCCGGCGCGGGCAAGACGTACAGCCTGGTGACGATGACGCTGCACCTGCTCGCGGGCGCGCGCGAGGCGGGTGGCCCCTTGCGTCCCGCGCGGCTGTGCATGCTGACCTTCACCGACAAGGCCGCGGCGGAGATGCGCGCGCGCCTGCGGATGCGCCTGGATGGGCTGGCACAGGGCGAGGCGAAGCTGGACCAGGAGGTGGAGCTGCGCGCCTCGCTCTCCCGGCTGGACCGCCCGTTCCCGTTGCCCGAGGCGTGGCGACAGCTGCGCGAGGAGATGGGCGCGGCCACGGTGGGCACGTTCCACTCGCTCTGCGGTCAGTTGCTGCGACGCGCGCCGCCGGCGGTGGGCATCGACCCGAGCTTCGAGGTGCTCGACGAGCTCGAGGCGTCCAGCCTGGTGCAGGACGTGTGCGAGCGCGTCGTGCTGGATGCGCTGGAGGCGGGTGACGCGCAGGTGCGTGAGCTGTGTCAGGAGCTGGGGTTCTCCGGCTCCGGGTTCTCCGATGGCCTGGTCGCCGCGCTGGTGTCGGTCTACGGCAAGCTGCGTGAGGAGGGGCTGCGCGCGGCCTCCGCGGCGGTGGCCGACGTGGCGCAGGCCCGCGAGGAGTTCGACGAAGCGCTGAAGGAGTGCCTGCGCCTGTGCATGGAGGTGCGGGCGCTGGACGCCAAGGGCGAGTGGAGCCAGTTGGTGGGCGCGCTGGAGAAGGCGCTCAACGGGATGACGGCGGAGAACTTCCAGAAGGGAGACCGCTACCCGTGGCTGCGCGCCTGCTTCGCGACGGACACGCGCAACATCGCGCGGCTCAGCAAGGGCGCCGCGGGCCCGGTGCGCGAGCTGTACTGGCGCATCTACAAGGGCAAGACGGACGGCTCGGTGCGCATGCTCGTCGACGCGTGGGCGGCGTGGCACACCGCGCCCTTCGAGGCGACCTTCCGCGAGCTGCTCGGCCGCGTGGAGACCCGGCACGACGCGGAGTTCTCGCGCCGCAACGTGTTCGACTTCAC encodes:
- a CDS encoding LysR substrate-binding domain-containing protein encodes the protein MGVERLELRDRLEDMLAFSAVARALSFADAARELRVSASTLSRRVARLEAALGAALLRRTTRRVSLTEAGTLYLERCTDVLQRLEEADALVSGFGGAPRGRLRVAVPNLFGQRHIAPLVPDFMRRYPRITLELSFQDRYVNLVEEKFDVAIRIGALPDSSLVARRLATIRRFLVAAPRYPRGREALAQPGDLAAHPCLQFSHFQDGETWTLVRGVERTTVRIHPVLRTDNAEALRLAALGGCGVSALATFLVDDDLRTGRLIRILEDWALPEVGLFAVHPPSRLVSPKARVFVDFLAERLAGEPWERSGAVRPRRARKQGVAGGVSLRQRGAQ
- a CDS encoding GNAT family N-acetyltransferase → MDLVPASEWSFLSLSTLFARAFEGYFVPVPDAPQAFDARVRSEHISLTESRVARVGGEAVGLVLMARRGNVSRVAGMGIVPSRRGQGLGGEMLRPLLESARARGDARMVLEVIEQNAPAVKLYERLGFRRMRRLVGFTGTPTPEPGALEEVDPRECAKLLPAGLPWQLDAATVMGLSSPAEAFRLGPAFVVVADVAAPTLGLRSLVVEPSARGKGAGRRLLRALAAAHPGKPLAVSAIVPEGLCDRFFLGQGFTYPALSQLELAHTF
- a CDS encoding PD-(D/E)XK nuclease family protein produces the protein MARPVRTLHVFPDASRRQAALRAEGNARGLAVGRDLLTWEELLVALGGARELNRRPCPAVLARAVMSSLGPQLGNTHFGEYVREPAFARAGLEVVLDLKAGRLSPRELQDAVEVLPPERQKHVRVLARLYHLYEQKLAELGLADREDVLRGAREALGQGVWPVSWDGVGTLVLHGVYDVRPSGLELLLALAAACESRRVTLRVETPVGGSPVADAALASLFRAFENRGESMPHVDLFKADVTFESRPFIDLGRFAFSPRAPRNALEDAKTQPRVWSAATAREEARLVARDVRRLIAEGAAPSDIAIAYRELGAEAGWLAESLGELGVPVRLPWGEPLSLAGPVRLALDLPLLVEDGFPAERVAELVGSRYAHILSRGGPESPASLFALAAVRDDRLGALRGRGAYDVRLEGLARRLQALQGAQKKDGSARIQSVRVLRERCGLLLDYCRRIPEKAPVAEQLAAWWHVVERLGLMDSEGPLESRAEGGLAERALDARSRDEAAREALRQRVQGLLRTMKAVGGGPVLRRRTFGRWLRDAMSEAYLPARGPRGAAVEVLEAAEVPGRSFRHLFIAGLTEGRFPGRDVPSPLLADAERSALNQHLGRDVFRLTGGEFEDRAAWRLTEDRLLFASALAAAEETLSLSFAVEGAGGQEQVPSSFLEEVRRLTALKWTPRSLPPIPPLDEVLTESELRRCVALEVLSYPKLRVTEPDAAAPLLKRHFDREAWYSGARELSLVEVERLYFFGDPKMKPGKYTGSVDANTMRASLREAFRFDLTRPLSASALARFGNCGFQGFLTYGLKVTEPDRPGEEFDARGRGTFWHRVVEEVFQSLKQHQLLGKAPEEIPEEVLDSALQSAVAHFEKFHHVGHPALWKLAHERARAMARRILVDERRGLPFERMVPEGFELQFGPAAEDDRWRHVMLPIDGDAIVFEGKIDRLDVSGSEVGVIDYKSGRLDKNELKKRLLTSDFQLPLYLFAARESGHQNASQAAWFSLRTGNTIHLSEVVPAQELDELLSTDPEVRAKVAEKEGGRNLPNAVESLVRTLREGQFAARPQDCGSCGFRAVCRITERRMTEEGS